The genomic window ATATACTGCATGTGCCCGAGGATATATACTGTGTTAGGCAATTGATATATACTTCACAGGGCAATTCATATATACCTCGTTTTCCAAGGGAAACGAAAAGTGATAACCTTACTGAAAAAATTACGATATGACAGAAAACCATGAGCGGGCGGAACAAGCACGTTTCGTCTTCCATATCTACGGTTGCAATGTGCAGATCGTGCCCAATGCAACCCATGCGATCCAAATCATCCACCAAGGTGATGGTACGATCTTGCGGACGGAAAGCTGTATTACGCCCGCCGCTTCGGGACGCCACGAGTCACAGGCACCGCCGTTGGGAAAAGTTAGGGCACTGAATATAAAACAAACAAAATACAAATGATGGATTTTCATAAGGGCAGATGGCGATTGGCCTTAGGCCGTCTGGTGAATTTGCGGTATATCAACCGTTGGATCATTTTTAGTGCGGACCTTTTCGTCTCGCTCTCCGTATCGTTGCTGGGCGTACTAGGAATGTTCTCCATTCTGCATATACGTATTGGAGAGTCTGATGTGCTGAAAGTGGGCCTCTCCTCATTTGTGAGCAGTATCGTTTCGTTCTTGCTGTTCAAAGCATATCATGGGGTTATTCGCCATTCCACGCTGCGTGGCTTGTGGCGGATCGGTGGTGCTGCGATCGGCAAGTCGCTCTTGATGTTCCTGCTGCTTTGGCTGTTGAAAGCCCGTTTCAGCCCTTCTATCTATTGGTTGGGTGGAATCATGGACAGTACGTTGACGATCGTGATGTTGGTCACGTTGCGTGTCTTCGTGATCAATGTCTATAACAGCGTCCTCCTGCAACTCGGTAAGAAACGCAAGCGGGTACTGGTCTTTGGCACGGAGGAGGAGAGCGTGATGATCGCCACATCGGCGAACCGTCAGGTATTCATGCAGAATTATAGCATCATGGGCTTCCTTTCCTTTGGTAATTCCAAGAAAAGCATCCGGATTGCGGAGTTGCCGGTCTACCAGATCGAGAACGTGGAGGATCTGTATCGCTTGATCCCTCGCAACAGCTTGGATGGCGTTCTCTTCCCCAATATAAAGGTTGCCCATCAGGAGCGTGACCGTTTGATCCGTTATTGCGAGCAGGCCTCTTTGAAGACATTGGTAGTCCCGGAGATGGAGGAGCTACGTGGAGGTGAGGCGAAACGTTCCGTCCGAGAGATCCGTATCGAGGATTTGCTGGGTCGTGAGGAGATCCATATTAATCTGGACGAAATCGGCAATCTGTTGGAAGGGAAGACCGTGCTTGTCACGGGAGCCGCCGGCAGTATCGGTAGCGAGATCTGTCGCCAGCTGGCTCATTTCCCGATTAAGAAGTTGGTTTGCTTCGACTCCGCCGAGACTCCGATGCATAATCTCCGTCTGGAATTGGAAGAAAAATATAAGGGACTAAACTTTGTCCCGGTGATCGGCGATGTCCGTAGCCCGGACCGTGTGGATTATGTGTTCCGCAACTGGCACCCCCAAGTAGTGTTCCATGCGGCGGCCTACAAGCATGTCCCTTTAATGGAGGAGAATCCCTGCGAGGCGATCCGAACAAACGTGTTCGGTACTCGTGTGATGGCGGATGCCGCTGTAAGCTATGGTGTGGAGAAATTTGTGATGATCAGTACGGATAAGGCGGTGAACCCCACGAACATCATGGGCTGTAGCAAGCGCTTGGCTGAGATCTATGTACAGAGTCTGAGCCTTGCGATCGAGCGAGGAGAGGTGAAAGGCGAGACGCGTTTCATTACGACCCGCTTTGGAAACGTATTGGGTAGCAACGGTTCGGTTATCCCCCGTTTCCGGGAACAAATCGCTCAGGGAGGTCCAGTGACGGTCACCCATCCCGATATCATCCGTTACTTTATGACTATCCCGGAGGCTTGTCGCCTGGTGTTAGAGGCCGGTACAATGGGCAAGGGTGGTGAGATCTTTATCTTCGATATGGGAGAGCCGGTGAAGATAGCGGATTTGGCGAAGCGCATGATCGAGCTGTCCGGATTACAGGTAGACAAAGACATCGAGATCAAGTACACTGGTCTCCGCCCCGGTGAGAAATTGTATGAAGAGCTACTGAACAACAAGGAGAACACGAAAGAGACCCCTCACGAGAAGATTCGAGTGGCGGCGGTTCGTGAGTATGACTATAAGGATGTGGTAGAACATATCAATGTGTTAACGGAATTGTCCCTCCGTGTTCAGATCCTCTCGATGGTAAAGGAGATGAAAGCCTTTGTCCCCGAGTTTAAGAGTCAGAATTCTCAGTTTGAGGAGTTGGATTGAATACTTACAAACGTAAAAATAATTGACTAAAAATAACGAATGATGGAATTTAAGCGGAATATACTTATAACAGGAGGAGCCGGATTTATTGGTAGCCATGTGGTGCGCCTGTTTGTGAACAAGTATATTGATTGTCATATCATTAACTTGGATAAATTGACATATGCTGGGAATTTGGCAAATCTTAAGGACATAGAGAACAGGCAAAATTACACTTTTGTAAAGGCTGATATTTGCGATTTTATAAAGATTCAAGAGTTAATGGTGCAATATGAAGTGGACGGTGTGATTCATTTAGCAGCAGAAAGCCATGTGGATCGGAGTATCAAGGATCCGTTCACTTTCGCTCGAACGAATGTGATGGGAACCCTATCCTTATTACAAGCGGCCAAATTGTATTGGGAATCGCTACCTGAAAAATATGAAGGTAAGATGTTTTACCATATCTCAACGGATGAGGTTTATGGTGCGTTAACCATGAGTCATCCGGAGGGAATAGAACCGCCATTTATCACTACCGCTTCCTCGGGTGGGCATCACCATGCCTACGGAAAGGATTTCTTTTATGAGAATACCAAGTATAACCCACATAGTCCATACTCCGCAAGTAAGGCGAGCAGTGACCATTTTGTTCGTGCATTCCACGATACCTACGGGATGCCGACTATTGTGACTAATTGTAGTAATAATTATGGCCCTTACCAGTTCCCAGAGAAGCTGATTCCCTTATTCATTAATAATATTCGTCATCGCAAACCCCTGCCTGTTTACGGAAGAGGCGAGAATGTGCGGGATTGGTTGTTCGTTGAAGATCATGCCCGTGCCATTGATTTGATATTTCATCAGGGTAAGGTTGCGGATACCTATAATATAGGGGGCTTCAATGAATGGAAGAATATTGATATCATCAAGGTGATCATTCGTACCGTAGACCGTTTGTTGGGACGTAGGGAAGGAGAGGATATGGATCTCATCACTTATGTAACCGACCGTTTGGGACATGATGCTCGGTATGCCATTGATTCTACCAAATTGCAGAAAGAACTAGGTTGGGAACCTTTATATCAATTTGAAGAAGGTATTGAAAAGACCGTAAAATGGTATTTGGAGAATCAGGAATGGATGGATAACATCACGAGTGGGGAGTGTGAGAGGTATTATGATTCTATGTACAACGGTAGGTGAGAAAATATATGGATAACAAGCCGGTAATAATAGAGCTACCCAAGTTTTTAGATAAGCGGGGTAATCTTTCCTTTGTAGAGGAATTCCAGCATGTTCCATTCAAAATCGCACGTAGTTATTGGATATACGATGTGCCGGGAGGGGAAGTGCGTGGAGGTCATGCCTATAAGAAGAATGAAGAGTTTATCATCGCATTGTCGGGAAGTTTTGAGGTTCATATTGATGATGGGATACGACAACAGACATTCCTGTTGAATCGATCCTATTACGGACTTTATGTGCCCAAAGGGGCTTGGAGGGAAATGGTCAATTTTTCAACAAACTCATTGGCCTTAGTTTTAGCGTCTATCCCTTATAGTGTGGATGATTATATATACGATTATCAAGAATTTAAAAATTATACTCATGCGAACATCCAGTGTTTATGATTGTACAATGATAGAGCTTGATAAACATCATAGCGACCGAAAAGGAAACTTAACAGTAGTAGAGAACCTAAAGACTGTCCCTTTTGATGTGAAACGCGCTTATTATTTGTATGATGTCCCTGGTGGTGAGAGTCGTGGTGGCCATGCGCATAAGGAGCTAAGCCAATTGATTATTGCTGCAAGTGGTAGTTTTACGGTTACATTGGATGACGGAAATGTAAAACGAACTTTCCATTTGAACCGTCCTTATCAAGGGCTTTATATCGTTCCGGGTATATGGCGTACATTGGATGATTTTTCTTCGGGTTCTGTATGCTTGGTTTTGGCTTCGAATGGGTATGATGAGGGGGATTATATAAGGGATTATGATAAATTTTTAGAATTTAGGAGAGATTAGTATTTTGTTTTTCATTGTGATAAATCTGCTAATTTTAATATAATGAATAATAATCAAACAAGAGTCTTGATTACTGCAATAGGTACAATGAATTGTACAACTATAATAAGTGAATTAAAGAAGGCTGAAGAGGTTTTTTATGTGATTGGAGCTGATATAAATGGAAAATATAGTATTGCAAATTCCAATGAAGTTGATGAATTTTTTCAATTTCCCTCTGTATTACATGATAGGGAAGGTTATGTTCAATATCTACTGAATTTTTGTAAGGAACATAATGTAGAGGTGTTTTTTTGTGTGGTAGATGAAGAAGTTGAGGTTGTTGCAAAACATAAAGAAGATTTTAATGCTATTGGTATTACATTGTGTCTCGCAAATATAGATGCTATAATTACTTGTCATAATAAGAATTTATTTGCAGAATGGTCGGAAAAAAATATCGCAAAATATTGTATAAAGAGATATGAAAATATAACGGATGTTAATAATGATAATTTTCCAATATTTATCAAACCTGTTGAGGGAAGAGCTAGTATAGGATGCAGAAAAATTGAAAATATGGAAGAGCTGTGGAAGTATGCTAGTGTTTGGGATAATTATATTGCTCAAGAATATGTGACAGGTGAAATTGTTTCTGTTGACATAGTCCGTAATAGAAAAACAGAGCAATTTGAGGTTGTTCAAAAATTAGAATTACTCCGCAATAGTAATGGGTGTGGTATTGCGGTGGAAATTGTAGATATTCCTGAAATACGACAACTCTGTTGTATAATTGCAGATATCTTTAATTTGAATGGTGTGATAAATGCAGAATTTTTCATAACCAATAAAGGCCTAAAAATCATAGAAATTAACCCTAGGCTTCCGGCTGGTATTGAATATTCATGTATGGCTGGTTTGGATGTTGTGCTTAATGCTTTGCGTATAGCTCGTGGAGAAGCTTGTATTTTTAAGGATATTAAAATAGGAGCTCATTATGCAAAAAGATATGAAACGTATGAGATAAAATAATGAATCATAAGAACAACTTAAAGTATAAATAATATGATTCCATTTCTTTCATTAAAAGATTTGACTGCTCTTCACGCAGAGGAGATTCACGAAGTTGTGTGTCGTGTGGTTGATAGCGGTTGGTATTTACAAGGTAAGGAAAATGATACTTTCGAGACTAACTATGCCAAATATATAGGAACAGGGTATTGTATTGGTTGTGCAAATGGTCTTGACGCACTTATATGGATATTCCGAGCGTACATTGAATTGGGCGTGATGAAACCTGGTGATGAGGTGATTGTTCCTGCTAATACCTATATAGCTACGATTTTGGCAATAACAGAAAATGGTTTGAAGCCGATTTTAGTAGAGCCGAAACTCAATACGCTTGAGATTGATGAAGACTTGATAGAAGAGGTCATTACGCCTAGAACGAAAGCTATTGCCATTGTCCATTTGTATGGACGTATAGCTTATACGGAGAAAATCGGAACGTTATGCAAAAAGTACGATCTGAAATTGGTGGAGGATTGTGCACAAAGTCATGGTTGTTTCTATCAAGATGGACGTATGACTGGCAACTTGGGGGATGCGGCAGGCCATAGCTTTTATCCGGGTAAGAATTTAGGGGCATTGGGTGATGGCGGTGCGGTGACGACGAATGATAAGGAATTAGCTGTAGCCATCCGAGCGTTGGCCAATTATGGAAGCCAAAAGAAATACGTATTTAAATATACGGGACGTAATAGTCGTTTGGATGAAATCCAAGCAGCCGTGTTGGACGTGAAGCTAAAATATTTAAAGGAAGACAACGCCCACAGAAAGATGATCGGAAAATATTATATAGATCATATAAACAATCCGCATATCAATTTTCCGGATACGCTTCCTGAAGAGCAAAATGTATTTCATCTTTTTCCGGTATTTTGCGAAAGGCGGGATGAGCTCCAAGCTTATTTAACCAAGAATGGAGTAGGTACGGTTATACATTATCCGATTCCTCCTCATAAACAGGAGTGTTATAAGCAATGGAATGAACTAGCATTCCCGATAACAGAACAAATAGCCTCACAAGAATTGAGCTTGCCTATAAGTCCTGTATTGACAATAGAGGAGGCAACTTATGTGGTAAATGTATTGAATAAATGGGAATAGTTCATAAAATTCTCTCTTTCAGCCAACGGACATTAAAGGCGGACATCGTAAAAGTCTTTTCCTTTACAGCCATGTCTACCGTGGTAAAGATGCTTACGGGGCTGATTAGCGTTAAAGTGGTAGCCTCAATAATTGGTCCTTCTGGAGTGGCTTTAGTGGGACAATTGAATAATTTCGCTACAATTGCGATGTCTTTAGCCAGTGGAGGTATCAATAACGGTATCACCAAATACGTGGCTGAATATAAAGAGGATAAAGAGAGAATCAAGGACTGCTTATCGACTGCGTTGCAGATCACGGCTGTCTGTTCATTACTTGTTGGTACTTTTTTGATTCTCTTCAACTCTTATTTAAGCAAGGTCATCTTATTATCACCGGATTATAATTACGTTTTTATCATATTTGGTTTTACAATCTTATTGTATGCTTTAAATCTAATGTTAATCTCGATTCTTAACGGGTTTAAGGAATTTAAGAGATATGTAAGGATTAATATTGCCAATAGCGTAATAGGCTTGATTTTCACATTGTCATTTGTTTCTGTTTTAAGATTGCCCGGTGCTTTGATCAGTGCCGTGACCTATCAAAGCATTATGTTCTTTATTACGCTTTGGATGATGCGGAAATTACCTTGGTTTACATGGGGTAATTTTAAGCGGAAGATAAACGGTACCTTGTCGAGGAAATATATGCACTATACCTTGATGGCGCTTACTACAGCGGCTACGGTACCTGTTTCCCAAATGTTGTTGAGAGGATATGTGATTTCAGAGATATCGCCTGTAGAAGCAGGTTGGTGGGAAGGCATGAACCGGATCTCTCACATGTATCTGATGGTGATTACAAGTTCGTTTTCTGTTTATTATTTGCCACGCCTTTCGGAATTGAAGGATTCTGTTGAGATCAAGCGGGAAATAGTGAAGGCTTACAAAGTGATTGTTCCGATGTTGTTGGTCGCTTTTACTTTGGTTTACCTGTTGCGTACTGTCATGATCCGTATTCTTTTCACACCGGAGTTCTTGCCGATGGAGAATCTGTTCTTTTGGCAATTGGCTGGAGATTTTTTTAAGATATGTAGTTGGCTGTTATCTTTCTTACTGGTCGCTAAATCTATGACAAAAGCATTTGTATCAACAGAAGTGTTGTTTTCTTTGAATTTTGTGATATTGGGTTTCTTGTTTATGCGTATGAATGGTGTAGTAGGAATCAATCAGGCGTACTTGGTGAATTATGTGGTGTATTTGATTTGTATGGTTTTTATTTTTAGAAGAATATTGTATGTAAAATAGTCTTTTGGTAGAGTTAATTGTAATTGAAGTGATGAAACATAGGGTAGATTGGAATAATATTTGTTTGACAGCAAAGAAAAATATACATCAAGATGTTGAGGCTGGAAATTTAAACTTGGCACTAAAAAAGATTCGGTCGGTTCTTAATATAGAAATAAACAGTTCGATTTATAGAGATGATGAGCTGGAGTCTATATTGTTAAAAATATCTGATATATTATTTCCAGAAGAATGTTTATTTCACCCCATACAAGGTAATTATGTGTTCTGTGATTCTATGATGTGGGATGATCATGGTTTGACTCAACAATATCTTAGTGCAATAATGAATATGGGCGTTAATATATTATATATAAAAACAGAGCTTTCGGATCACCCTAGTGAAGAAATACAATCTATGTTGGATAAATATGAGAAAGCTTCAGTTATAAAGATTAGTAAGGATACTGATTTCGTAAAATCTATACAATTGATATATAATAGTATAGTTGAATATAGACCTGAGAAGATTTTTATTCATTCTTTTTCTTGCCTTGACGTTGTTGTTTTAAATAAGATTGCATCTTCTATTAGATATAGAATAAATTTAGGTAGTCATTTGACTTGGGTTGGTATCAATTGTACGGATATTATGCTGGAGTTTGATGATTTTGGCTATACTGTATCTTTGGAAAAACGTTGTTTTCCTAAGAATAAAATGTTTAAACTACCTTTTTATCCGGTTCTTGATAGTCATTGTTTTGAAGGATTTGATTTTCCTCTACAGGAGGGAGCAGTTCTAATGTTTACAGGAGGAGCTTCATATAAAATCAAAGATAAGAACGATACTTTTTTGAATATTATTAAAAAACTAATTGAGAATAATAATTCATTGATTGTTCTTATTGCTTTGCGAGACAATAATGAGTATGTGAGTAAATTTATATTAAAAAATAATTTGTATGGTAGATTGATAAATCTTAGTTATAGAAAAGATATAAATCAAGTATTTAAACATATTGATATTTTTCTTCAAACTTATCCTACTGTTGGTGGCTTAATGTTAAAGTATGCAATGTTAAATAGAAAACCTGTTCTATCCTTTGTTTTAAAGGAAAGTTTTGAATCTTACTCTAAGATTGATGATAAACCAGTTGATTTTGGCGATCGAACATATAGACTTGCATATACAAATTTGGAAGAATTTCATGAAGAAGCGAAAAAATTAATAGAAGATAGGGTGTATAGGGAGTCTATAGGAAATGTGCTGGGTGATTGTGCGTTGGATGAACTTAAATTCAATGATGAATTTAAGAGGATAATTTTAGGTGATTCAGAGTTGAATTTTAAGTTTTCTAAATTGTCATTGGATTATGATGTGTTGGATAAAAGATTTTCTGACTCGGAAGAAACTAGAGAGAGTATTTATTTTGCAACATTGTTACGAAGTTATGGGCTGAATTTTTTATTTTTGTTTTATCCGTTGTTTTTATTTAGATTTAATGATGTGTTGAATACTATTTGGAGGTATTTAAAAAATAAATATGTGTTAGGCTGATTGATTTAGTTGGATGTGCAATGTGTTTCCTAAGTATGATGATACTTTATATACAGAATTATTTGGTATGCAAATACGAAAATATGTTCTATTCATATTTCTGATAGGTTTGATATTATCCTCTGAGTTGTATTTCTTTTGGGGATTAAAAGTTGGCAATTGTGGACAGTTACTATGTGGAATATCGGTTTTGATTCTATCCGGTATGAAGGTTGAAGAAAAGAGTTTTACTTCTAGCTTCTTGTTTCTTGTTTTTTATTTGTATGCTTCTTTATATGTATTAGATCTTAATTTATTAGGCAGATTATTTTCTTTTTTGCCATTTTTTGTCTTTTTCTTGAAGAAGAGAGATGTACAGATAGTTTATACTCTGTACCGGGATTTTTTTGTATATACGATAACGATTTCATTGGTTGTCTATTTTTTAGTGGTATGGATTGAATATGATTTACCTCATTCTATAATAGAACCTTTGAATAATTTAAAATCATACAATTATTTAGCTTATCCTTTTTGTGTAATACCAGATGAAAACTATTTTTCTTATTTTCGTTTTTGTGGTTGTTATGATGAGCCGGGTGTAGTAGGTACTATTGCAGGGGTTATGCTCATTACAAACCGATGGAATATGAGGGATTGGAAGAATGTGGTTTTGTTGCTGAGTGGGGTTTTTAGTTTCTCTTTGTATTTTTATCTACTTCAATTTTTATATTTCCTGCTTTATGCAAAGGTGCAGTATAAGATTCTCGTTTTATTGCTTTTGACAGACCTGTTTCTGTATTTGCAAAATGATGAGTTAGTGAACAAGTTTATTTTAACTCGTTTGGATTTTTCAGGAGGCGAGTTTTCTGGAGATAATCGTACAACAGCTTCCTTTGATAGTTGGTATAAGAATTTTTTGTTCACAGCGAATTTTTGGATAGGATGTGGAAAAGGTATGGCAGAAATAGTCGATTCGGGTGGTGCCTCCTATAAACATCTAATAGTGGATCATGGTTTTATCATGTTTACTATTTATATGTTCTCATTTCTTTATCTTATTTGGAGGAGCCATTCAATGTCTAAAAATTTCTTGATTATGTCTATTGTACTTTTTTCTTTGATTTATCAACGACCATTTATTTTTAGTTATTTGTATTTGTTTTTGTTGATATCTCCTATATATGTTTTAAAGAGATAATATTTTAATTTTTATTCGTAATGTCTAGTAAAGTAAAAGTAATAGCTTTTTATTTACCTCAATTTCATCCTATACCAGAAAATGATGAATGGTGGGGGAAAGGATTCACAGAATGGACCAGTGTAGGGCGTGCTAAAAAATATTATAGAGGACATTATCAACCTCGAGTTCCGGCTGATTTGGGGTATTATGATCTACGTTTACCGCAGGTGCGTCAACAACAAGCTGATTTGGCAAAAGAGGCTGGTATTTCAGCTTTTTGTTATTGGCATTATTGGTTTGGTAATGGAAAACAGCTGTTGGAAAATCCGTTACAGGAAGTTGTTAAGTTAGGGGAACCAGATTTTCCTTTTTGTTTAGGATGGGCAAACCATACTTGGCTAAATAAATCGTGGAACAGAGAGAAACAGACGGTTATACCTAAGCCTTTGATATTGCAAGAGTATCCTGGGAAAAAAGATGTTGATTGTCATTTCTATACTATGCTGCCAATGTTTAGAGATCAGCGTTATTTTCGAATTCATGGAAAGCTCTTGTTTTTAATATATGCGCCATTGGATATACCGAATTTCAAATATTTTAAAATGAGATGGAACGAATTAGCGAGTCAAAATGATTTACCAGGATTTTATTTTATTGCAAATTCAGAAGATATATCCAATATAAAGAATCCCATTATTCGAGAGTTTGAAGCTGTTTCTCTGTGTCGGTTATATTCGGCTTGGAATATAGAAGGGAAAAAAGTGAATAATATTGTTATACGTATTACACGTAATATATCTCGTATTTTAGGGTATTCTTTGAATAAAATTTCATATAAAAAGGCTATAGAAAAAATTGATACTCCATATTATGAGGAAGATAGAGTGTATCCTAATATTATACCGGGTTGGGATAACTCTCCTCGTCGTGGGCCCGGAGCATTTATCTTTCATAAAGCTACACCTGCATTATTTAAGAAACATGTAAAGATGATATTGAATAGGATAAAAGATAAACCGGATGAGGATAAGGTTATTTTCCTTAAGTCATGGAATGAGTGGGCTGAGGGTAATTATATGGAACCTGATTTGAAGTGGGGAAAAGGATATATTAGGGCTTTGAGAGAAGCCTTGGAAGAGGATGCTAAATGATTTAAAATTAATACATTATGAATATCGCATTATTAACCGCCGGAGGAACCGGCACTCGTATGCATCAAGATATACCCAAGCAATTTCTTCATGTTAAGAATAAACCTATTTTAATTTATACATTGGAGGCTTTTGAGCGGCATCCTAGTATAGATGCTATTATTGTAGTAGGGTTGGAACGTTGGATTGATATTATATGGGCATATGCGAAGCAATTTAATATAACTAAATTGAAATGGGTGGTATCAGGTGGAAACACTGGTCATGAATCGATTCGCAATGGCTTATTAGAATTGGAGAAACATTGTGACATTTCTGATGTTGTAATGATACATGATGGGAATCGACCGATGATAAGTCCGGATATTATATCGGATAGTTTGGCCAAACAAAAAGAGTTTGGAAGTGCCGTTGCAGTAATTCCTTGTGTGGAGGTGGTCTTTAAAAGTAAAGATGGTCAATCATCCACTATAAATATACCTAGAGATGAACTACTTCGTACACAAACTCCTCATACTTATGAGCTAGGAAAATTATTGTGGGCACATAGGGAAAGTGATCGATTGGGCATTTCAAATACGGTTGCTTCTTGTGATTTGATGTGTAGACTGGGGGAGACTGTATATTTTTCGAAAGGATCAGAGCGGAATTTAAAGATAACGACAGTGGAAGATATAGAGATTTTTACTTCGTTGTTAGATTATAGGAAAGAGGAGGGATTGAAGTGAATGTTGGAACGTTGATAGGTGATTTAAAAAGCAAGTCTATTTTGATAACTGGAGCATCTGGTTTGATATGTTCAGCTTTTATAGATCAATTAATGGGCGATAATGAACGAGAAAATTTAGGTATAAAGATCTATGCAATAAGTAGGAATAAGGATTACGCTCAAAAAAGGTTTCAACAGTATTGGAATAATCCGTTATTTACATTTATGCAACATGACATTATAAAGCCTCTTTCATTGGATGTTCCGCTAGATTATATTATCCATGGAGCGAGTAACGCCTCTCCGAAACGTTACGCTACAGATCCGGTCGGAACTATGAAAGCCAATCTTTGGGGCGTGGCGAATACGTTGGATTTGGCCAAGGAGAAACAAGCTCGCCTTTTGTATATTTCATCTGGTGAAGTCTATGGAGAAGGAGATGGAACGGATTTTACGGAAACTTATAGTGGCTATGTGGATTGTTTAAATCTCAGAGCTTGTTACCCTTCTGGTAAGCGAGCTTCTGAGACGTTGTGTATTGCTTATAAAGAGCAATACGGTGTAGATATTGTAATTGCTCGTCCATG from Parabacteroides distasonis ATCC 8503 includes these protein-coding regions:
- a CDS encoding dTDP-glucose 4,6-dehydratase, giving the protein MEFKRNILITGGAGFIGSHVVRLFVNKYIDCHIINLDKLTYAGNLANLKDIENRQNYTFVKADICDFIKIQELMVQYEVDGVIHLAAESHVDRSIKDPFTFARTNVMGTLSLLQAAKLYWESLPEKYEGKMFYHISTDEVYGALTMSHPEGIEPPFITTASSGGHHHAYGKDFFYENTKYNPHSPYSASKASSDHFVRAFHDTYGMPTIVTNCSNNYGPYQFPEKLIPLFINNIRHRKPLPVYGRGENVRDWLFVEDHARAIDLIFHQGKVADTYNIGGFNEWKNIDIIKVIIRTVDRLLGRREGEDMDLITYVTDRLGHDARYAIDSTKLQKELGWEPLYQFEEGIEKTVKWYLENQEWMDNITSGECERYYDSMYNGR
- a CDS encoding DegT/DnrJ/EryC1/StrS family aminotransferase; amino-acid sequence: MIPFLSLKDLTALHAEEIHEVVCRVVDSGWYLQGKENDTFETNYAKYIGTGYCIGCANGLDALIWIFRAYIELGVMKPGDEVIVPANTYIATILAITENGLKPILVEPKLNTLEIDEDLIEEVITPRTKAIAIVHLYGRIAYTEKIGTLCKKYDLKLVEDCAQSHGCFYQDGRMTGNLGDAAGHSFYPGKNLGALGDGGAVTTNDKELAVAIRALANYGSQKKYVFKYTGRNSRLDEIQAAVLDVKLKYLKEDNAHRKMIGKYYIDHINNPHINFPDTLPEEQNVFHLFPVFCERRDELQAYLTKNGVGTVIHYPIPPHKQECYKQWNELAFPITEQIASQELSLPISPVLTIEEATYVVNVLNKWE
- a CDS encoding polysaccharide biosynthesis protein; the protein is MMDFHKGRWRLALGRLVNLRYINRWIIFSADLFVSLSVSLLGVLGMFSILHIRIGESDVLKVGLSSFVSSIVSFLLFKAYHGVIRHSTLRGLWRIGGAAIGKSLLMFLLLWLLKARFSPSIYWLGGIMDSTLTIVMLVTLRVFVINVYNSVLLQLGKKRKRVLVFGTEEESVMIATSANRQVFMQNYSIMGFLSFGNSKKSIRIAELPVYQIENVEDLYRLIPRNSLDGVLFPNIKVAHQERDRLIRYCEQASLKTLVVPEMEELRGGEAKRSVREIRIEDLLGREEIHINLDEIGNLLEGKTVLVTGAAGSIGSEICRQLAHFPIKKLVCFDSAETPMHNLRLELEEKYKGLNFVPVIGDVRSPDRVDYVFRNWHPQVVFHAAAYKHVPLMEENPCEAIRTNVFGTRVMADAAVSYGVEKFVMISTDKAVNPTNIMGCSKRLAEIYVQSLSLAIERGEVKGETRFITTRFGNVLGSNGSVIPRFREQIAQGGPVTVTHPDIIRYFMTIPEACRLVLEAGTMGKGGEIFIFDMGEPVKIADLAKRMIELSGLQVDKDIEIKYTGLRPGEKLYEELLNNKENTKETPHEKIRVAAVREYDYKDVVEHINVLTELSLRVQILSMVKEMKAFVPEFKSQNSQFEELD
- a CDS encoding O-antigen translocase; translation: MGIVHKILSFSQRTLKADIVKVFSFTAMSTVVKMLTGLISVKVVASIIGPSGVALVGQLNNFATIAMSLASGGINNGITKYVAEYKEDKERIKDCLSTALQITAVCSLLVGTFLILFNSYLSKVILLSPDYNYVFIIFGFTILLYALNLMLISILNGFKEFKRYVRINIANSVIGLIFTLSFVSVLRLPGALISAVTYQSIMFFITLWMMRKLPWFTWGNFKRKINGTLSRKYMHYTLMALTTAATVPVSQMLLRGYVISEISPVEAGWWEGMNRISHMYLMVITSSFSVYYLPRLSELKDSVEIKREIVKAYKVIVPMLLVAFTLVYLLRTVMIRILFTPEFLPMENLFFWQLAGDFFKICSWLLSFLLVAKSMTKAFVSTEVLFSLNFVILGFLFMRMNGVVGINQAYLVNYVVYLICMVFIFRRILYVK
- a CDS encoding ATP-grasp domain-containing protein, with the translated sequence MNNNQTRVLITAIGTMNCTTIISELKKAEEVFYVIGADINGKYSIANSNEVDEFFQFPSVLHDREGYVQYLLNFCKEHNVEVFFCVVDEEVEVVAKHKEDFNAIGITLCLANIDAIITCHNKNLFAEWSEKNIAKYCIKRYENITDVNNDNFPIFIKPVEGRASIGCRKIENMEELWKYASVWDNYIAQEYVTGEIVSVDIVRNRKTEQFEVVQKLELLRNSNGCGIAVEIVDIPEIRQLCCIIADIFNLNGVINAEFFITNKGLKIIEINPRLPAGIEYSCMAGLDVVLNALRIARGEACIFKDIKIGAHYAKRYETYEIK
- a CDS encoding sugar 3,4-ketoisomerase; its protein translation is MRTSSVYDCTMIELDKHHSDRKGNLTVVENLKTVPFDVKRAYYLYDVPGGESRGGHAHKELSQLIIAASGSFTVTLDDGNVKRTFHLNRPYQGLYIVPGIWRTLDDFSSGSVCLVLASNGYDEGDYIRDYDKFLEFRRD
- a CDS encoding sugar 3,4-ketoisomerase is translated as MDNKPVIIELPKFLDKRGNLSFVEEFQHVPFKIARSYWIYDVPGGEVRGGHAYKKNEEFIIALSGSFEVHIDDGIRQQTFLLNRSYYGLYVPKGAWREMVNFSTNSLALVLASIPYSVDDYIYDYQEFKNYTHANIQCL